The following are from one region of the Veillonella nakazawae genome:
- a CDS encoding DUF389 domain-containing protein, translated as MKINKYFDIHFERADDATISKRLIGGAKIKGPALVTLILSIFIASIGLNMNSTAVVIGAMLISPLMGPILATGFGFATLNFTVVKSGILRLSLQVTIAVLASALYFYISPVQAATSELLARTEPNIFDVFIAIFGGLAGIIGQTRKTLDNVIPGVAIATALMPPLCTAGYGLANGNWQYFIGAGYLFFINAFFIFFAAFIVLKGVYSLPFHKQAEEVNRRNQLIFLVIGLIMAIPSIYAGYDMTIKYSESNHMEQFIKNDINQEGRRQVIDYSLDQTNKLVDIVVIGAPVTSEEQAKLDDKLQKDEYLQPYTLRFVNSVDEKKSTMDKTNLNKSSENLETYKNLNNLYQPTYQLVSETINTMKTTEAEAKALFPFVSKVEGMPLIDNLEQPKASRYMVIIHTTSTISDADLERIKAWLEAKLSAPVTISVEQTTSTL; from the coding sequence ATGAAAATAAATAAATACTTTGATATACATTTTGAGCGCGCTGATGATGCAACTATCTCTAAAAGGTTGATAGGTGGGGCTAAGATTAAGGGACCTGCGTTGGTTACCCTGATTCTCTCCATATTTATCGCCTCTATTGGGTTGAATATGAATAGTACGGCAGTTGTTATTGGTGCTATGCTTATATCACCGTTGATGGGACCTATTTTAGCAACTGGTTTTGGCTTTGCTACGCTTAATTTTACAGTTGTAAAAAGCGGTATTTTAAGATTGTCCTTACAGGTTACGATTGCTGTTTTGGCATCTGCTTTATATTTTTATATTTCTCCCGTTCAGGCGGCTACATCTGAACTATTAGCACGTACAGAACCGAATATTTTTGATGTATTCATTGCTATATTTGGTGGGTTAGCTGGGATTATTGGGCAAACGCGTAAGACCTTAGATAATGTTATACCAGGTGTTGCGATTGCGACTGCACTTATGCCACCACTATGTACGGCAGGATATGGACTGGCTAATGGAAATTGGCAATATTTCATTGGGGCTGGCTATCTATTCTTTATAAATGCATTTTTCATCTTCTTTGCAGCTTTTATTGTTTTAAAGGGTGTATATAGTTTGCCATTCCATAAACAAGCAGAAGAGGTTAATCGTCGTAACCAGCTAATATTTCTCGTGATTGGTCTTATTATGGCTATACCAAGTATTTATGCAGGCTATGATATGACCATCAAGTATTCTGAGTCAAATCATATGGAGCAGTTTATTAAGAATGATATTAATCAAGAGGGACGTCGACAAGTAATTGATTATTCATTGGATCAAACGAATAAGCTAGTAGACATAGTAGTTATAGGAGCTCCTGTGACTTCAGAGGAGCAAGCCAAGTTGGATGACAAGTTACAGAAAGATGAGTACTTGCAGCCTTATACATTACGATTTGTTAATAGCGTAGATGAGAAAAAATCTACTATGGATAAGACGAACTTGAATAAATCTTCAGAGAATCTTGAAACATATAAAAACTTGAATAATCTATACCAGCCGACTTATCAATTAGTAAGTGAAACTATAAATACTATGAAAACGACAGAAGCTGAAGCAAAGGCGTTATTCCCGTTTGTAAGCAAAGTGGAAGGCATGCCTTTAATAGATAATCTAGAACAGCCTAAAGCGAGTCGCTATATGGTGATTATCCATACTACATCCACTATATCTGATGCAGATTTGGAACGAATAAAAGCTTGGTTAGAGGCTAAATTATCAGCGCCTGTAACTATTTCTGTGGAGCAAACAACGTCAACTCTATAA
- a CDS encoding MetQ/NlpA family ABC transporter substrate-binding protein: MKKWLALAATAVLGASLLISGCGSSTNNASSSGSKEVLKVAANPVPHAEILEQVKPILAKEGVDLQIVEFTDYIQPNMALSSHEVDANFFANVPYQNNYNKDHGTNFVSFAPVHIEPLAIYSQKIKDLKDLPNGAKVAIPSDPTNSARALLLLQSAGLVTLKDPTGLTNTPFDITSNPKNIQITELEAAQIPRSIQDLDAAVINANYALPAGLNPTKDGLFVEKADSPYANLLSVNLGDENKPAIQKLAKALQSPEVKKFIEEHYKGAIIPAF; encoded by the coding sequence ATGAAAAAATGGTTAGCATTAGCAGCGACGGCCGTACTAGGTGCGTCCTTATTGATTAGTGGTTGTGGCTCTTCCACAAATAACGCGAGCTCTAGTGGCTCTAAAGAGGTATTAAAGGTAGCAGCAAATCCTGTACCTCATGCTGAAATTTTAGAACAAGTTAAACCTATTTTGGCTAAGGAAGGTGTAGACTTACAAATCGTTGAATTTACAGACTACATCCAACCAAATATGGCTCTATCTAGCCATGAAGTAGATGCAAACTTCTTTGCAAACGTACCTTACCAAAATAACTACAATAAAGATCATGGCACAAACTTTGTAAGCTTCGCACCAGTTCACATTGAACCATTGGCTATCTACTCTCAAAAAATTAAAGATTTGAAAGACTTGCCAAATGGCGCAAAAGTAGCAATTCCATCTGATCCAACAAACAGTGCTCGTGCACTTCTCTTGTTGCAAAGTGCAGGTTTAGTAACATTGAAAGATCCAACTGGTTTGACTAACACACCATTTGATATAACTAGCAATCCTAAAAATATTCAAATTACTGAGTTAGAAGCCGCTCAAATTCCTCGTTCCATCCAAGATTTAGATGCAGCAGTAATCAATGCTAACTATGCGTTGCCAGCTGGTCTTAATCCTACAAAAGATGGCTTATTCGTAGAAAAAGCTGACTCTCCATATGCAAATCTTCTTTCTGTTAACCTTGGTGATGAAAATAAACCAGCTATCCAAAAATTAGCTAAAGCATTACAATCTCCAGAAGTTAAGAAGTTTATCGAAGAACACTACAAGGGGGCTATCATCCCAGCGTTCTAA
- a CDS encoding PocR ligand-binding domain-containing protein codes for MICTNEDTKLINEIMRDFTNITKIAAIFVNNRGKVLSQEYNFSPFCKVVRRNPAYAKRCNQCDLYGGLDATKELSSCPYRCHMGLIDFSVPIMKDGAILGFIMAGQTKTEDTTIKPILPTQTDWHDDTKLRALYQALPVLTAEQIYSATKVLRILVEHYFPFNDAIAEEMPYEQLPDFVESERPINRPEIRKAMLYIEKNLGKRVSLRRISEHIHLSESYFSKIFKDDTGLSVVQYITLLRIQEAKKLLVYSQLTVNQISKTLGYNRTSYFCKIFKMATTETPHSYRKKYAKPIHP; via the coding sequence ATGATTTGTACGAATGAAGATACTAAGCTTATTAATGAAATCATGCGCGATTTTACAAACATAACAAAGATTGCGGCTATTTTTGTTAATAATCGTGGAAAAGTGTTATCTCAAGAATATAACTTTTCTCCTTTTTGCAAGGTTGTAAGACGCAATCCAGCTTACGCCAAACGCTGCAATCAATGCGACTTATATGGTGGACTAGATGCTACAAAAGAACTATCCTCCTGTCCGTACCGCTGTCATATGGGCCTTATAGATTTCTCCGTGCCCATCATGAAAGATGGCGCCATCTTAGGCTTCATCATGGCAGGACAAACAAAAACAGAAGATACAACAATCAAACCTATTTTGCCTACCCAAACCGATTGGCATGATGACACCAAACTTCGTGCACTATATCAGGCATTACCAGTTCTTACAGCAGAACAAATCTACAGTGCTACAAAGGTTTTACGGATTTTGGTAGAGCACTACTTCCCATTTAACGATGCCATAGCAGAAGAGATGCCTTATGAACAATTGCCAGACTTTGTGGAGTCTGAACGACCTATTAATCGTCCAGAAATTCGAAAGGCTATGTTATATATAGAAAAAAATCTGGGCAAACGCGTGTCGCTCAGAAGGATTTCGGAACATATTCATTTAAGTGAGTCCTACTTCTCTAAGATTTTTAAAGATGATACAGGACTTTCAGTAGTGCAATATATAACACTATTGCGCATACAAGAAGCAAAAAAACTATTAGTATATTCCCAACTAACAGTTAATCAGATCAGTAAAACATTGGGCTATAACAGAACTAGTTATTTCTGTAAAATTTTCAAAATGGCTACCACTGAAACACCTCATTCATATAGAAAAAAATATGCAAAACCAATTCATCCATAA
- a CDS encoding diol dehydratase small subunit, translated as MANELEALIRQIVSEIDGAKGNTTQYSAPHTSSTPNTTVVDRVVTIEDYPIAKKHPEWIDLGQGRDLSHITMDNVMAGHITMDDLKISPSILKAQGQIAKAGGRDQIELNFSRAAEMTKVSDKRLLEMYNALRPYRSSKQELLDIASELDGLGAPICANFVREAAENYERRKKLKGDN; from the coding sequence ATGGCTAACGAATTAGAAGCCTTAATTCGGCAGATCGTATCTGAAATAGACGGGGCAAAGGGAAATACCACACAATACTCTGCGCCTCATACATCCTCTACACCTAATACAACAGTTGTAGATAGAGTGGTTACCATCGAGGATTATCCGATTGCTAAAAAACATCCAGAATGGATTGATCTTGGTCAAGGCCGAGATTTAAGCCATATTACGATGGATAACGTAATGGCCGGACATATTACAATGGACGATTTAAAAATTTCTCCATCTATTTTGAAAGCTCAAGGTCAAATTGCTAAGGCTGGGGGCCGAGATCAAATTGAACTCAACTTCTCCCGCGCCGCAGAAATGACGAAGGTAAGTGATAAACGTTTACTTGAAATGTATAATGCACTTCGTCCATATCGTTCTTCTAAACAAGAACTGTTAGATATTGCTAGCGAACTTGATGGTTTAGGGGCTCCAATTTGTGCAAACTTTGTACGAGAAGCTGCAGAAAATTACGAACGTCGTAAAAAACTTAAAGGTGATAATTAA
- a CDS encoding nicotinate-nucleotide--dimethylbenzimidazole phosphoribosyltransferase — protein sequence MKDKSVLPIEEQLNRFLQPKCLIPGGLGLWEEYFRKICTAWGEISGEIRPQHIIFSADNGCNMEGYVGYNYEVTQKQSRNMLLGRSSATQFCNFNNIPYEVVDVGIASDDGIGVDRKVAKGTKNILNHPAMTEDEFNSAFQAGYERVEHYVKQGINLFSFGEMGLGNTTTSACVLSALTGADPTETVGPGSWPNKPDLMKRKIDFVRAVLDKHKASIVSDSEVERVRKIVAHVGGFDIAAILGAMLACVEFKKPFVIDGFITAVAAACAVHMNERITDYALPSHHSREKGTELALAEVDITQDMVPIQAHMSMGEGTGAILMVQMLKTTQHMFVNVGTFADLMKL from the coding sequence ATGAAAGATAAGTCAGTATTACCAATTGAGGAACAATTAAATAGATTTCTTCAACCAAAATGCCTAATCCCTGGCGGTCTAGGCTTGTGGGAGGAGTATTTCCGAAAGATTTGTACTGCTTGGGGCGAGATTAGTGGTGAAATTCGACCTCAGCATATCATATTTTCTGCTGATAATGGTTGTAATATGGAAGGCTATGTAGGTTATAACTATGAGGTGACACAAAAGCAGTCGCGTAATATGCTCTTGGGTCGTTCGTCGGCTACACAGTTTTGTAACTTTAACAACATTCCTTATGAAGTTGTGGATGTAGGAATTGCCTCAGATGATGGTATCGGAGTGGATCGCAAGGTCGCAAAGGGGACAAAGAATATATTAAACCACCCTGCTATGACTGAGGATGAATTTAATAGTGCCTTTCAAGCTGGCTATGAACGAGTTGAACATTATGTAAAGCAAGGGATAAATCTTTTTTCCTTTGGTGAAATGGGACTTGGTAATACGACGACTTCTGCCTGTGTGTTGTCTGCCTTAACTGGAGCTGATCCCACTGAAACAGTAGGACCTGGTTCTTGGCCGAATAAACCAGATTTGATGAAACGAAAAATTGATTTTGTGCGCGCTGTATTAGATAAGCATAAGGCTAGTATTGTTTCTGATAGTGAAGTTGAAAGAGTTCGTAAAATTGTAGCCCATGTAGGGGGCTTTGATATTGCTGCTATTCTTGGGGCTATGCTGGCTTGTGTTGAGTTTAAAAAGCCTTTTGTCATTGATGGCTTTATTACAGCTGTAGCGGCAGCTTGTGCGGTACATATGAACGAGCGCATTACAGACTATGCATTGCCGTCACATCATTCCCGCGAAAAAGGCACAGAGCTAGCTTTAGCAGAGGTAGATATTACACAAGACATGGTTCCTATTCAAGCCCACATGTCGATGGGGGAAGGGACAGGAGCTATCTTAATGGTTCAAATGTTGAAAACGACACAGCATATGTTTGTAAATGTAGGGACCTTTGCAGATTTGATGAAATTATAA
- a CDS encoding propanediol/glycerol family dehydratase large subunit: protein MKSKRFEVLSQRPVNQDGYVKEWVEEGFIAMESPQDPKPSLKIEGGRIVELDGKRREDFDLIDTFIANYGIVLDGAEQAMAKDSKEIANMMLTPSVPREEIVKICKSITPAKMLEVVSSMNVVEMMQCMQKMRARRTMANQAHVTNVNDNPVQIAADAAEGALRGFAEEETTVAVARYAPLNAISLLVGSQCGRPGVLTQCSLEEATELELGMRGFTAYAETISVYGTEDVFTDGDDTPWSKGFLASAYASRGLKMRFTSGTGSEVQMGQAEGKSMLYLEIRCLYITKGAGVQGIQNGSVSCIGIPAAVPSGIRAVLAENLVAAMLDLECASSNDQTFSHSDLRRTARTLMQFAPGTDFICSGYSSTPNYDNMFAGSNWDAEDYDDWTVIQRDLKVNGGLIPAREEEVVAVRNKAARALQALFKALGLPPITDQEVEAATYANGSKDMPPRDKVADIKAAQDLLNRGVTGVDFVKGLAKEGHPDVAQSILNLLKQKISGDYLQTSAIFDRDFNVISAINNRNDYQGVGTGYRVEGEDWERIKDIPNAIDPRDI, encoded by the coding sequence ATGAAATCAAAACGTTTCGAAGTCTTAAGTCAACGTCCTGTCAATCAGGATGGTTATGTAAAGGAATGGGTAGAGGAAGGTTTTATAGCCATGGAATCTCCTCAAGATCCAAAGCCTAGCCTCAAAATCGAAGGTGGTCGCATCGTTGAACTCGATGGTAAACGCCGCGAAGATTTTGATCTTATCGATACATTTATTGCAAATTACGGTATCGTTCTCGATGGTGCTGAACAAGCAATGGCAAAGGATTCAAAAGAGATTGCTAATATGATGCTTACACCATCAGTACCTCGTGAAGAAATCGTTAAGATTTGTAAATCTATTACTCCAGCGAAAATGTTGGAAGTTGTTTCTTCTATGAACGTTGTTGAGATGATGCAATGTATGCAAAAAATGCGTGCTCGTCGTACAATGGCTAACCAAGCCCATGTAACGAACGTAAACGACAATCCAGTGCAAATCGCAGCCGATGCTGCGGAAGGTGCACTTCGTGGGTTCGCAGAAGAAGAAACAACAGTAGCCGTTGCTCGTTACGCACCACTCAATGCGATTAGCTTACTCGTAGGCTCTCAATGTGGTCGTCCAGGTGTATTGACACAATGCTCCTTGGAAGAAGCGACAGAATTGGAACTTGGCATGCGTGGCTTCACAGCATATGCAGAAACAATTTCCGTATATGGTACAGAAGACGTATTTACCGATGGTGATGATACACCTTGGTCTAAAGGATTCCTCGCATCTGCTTATGCCTCTCGTGGTCTTAAAATGCGCTTCACCTCTGGTACAGGTTCTGAAGTACAAATGGGCCAAGCAGAAGGTAAATCTATGTTGTACCTTGAAATCCGCTGCCTATATATTACAAAAGGCGCTGGCGTACAAGGTATCCAAAATGGTTCTGTAAGCTGTATCGGTATTCCAGCAGCTGTACCTTCTGGTATCCGCGCTGTATTAGCAGAAAACCTTGTAGCAGCTATGCTCGACCTAGAATGTGCATCTAGTAATGACCAAACATTCAGTCATTCTGATTTGCGTAGAACAGCTCGTACATTGATGCAATTTGCACCAGGTACTGACTTTATCTGTTCTGGTTATAGCTCTACACCAAACTATGACAACATGTTTGCTGGTTCGAACTGGGATGCAGAGGACTATGATGACTGGACAGTTATCCAACGTGACCTTAAGGTAAATGGCGGTCTTATCCCTGCTCGTGAAGAAGAAGTAGTAGCAGTTCGTAATAAAGCGGCTCGTGCACTACAAGCTTTATTCAAAGCATTAGGTTTGCCTCCGATTACAGATCAAGAGGTAGAGGCTGCTACTTATGCGAATGGCTCTAAAGATATGCCTCCTCGCGACAAGGTTGCAGATATTAAAGCGGCTCAAGACTTGTTGAACCGCGGTGTTACAGGTGTTGACTTTGTAAAAGGCTTAGCTAAAGAAGGTCATCCTGATGTAGCACAAAGTATTTTGAATCTATTAAAACAAAAAATCTCCGGCGATTACTTACAAACATCGGCCATCTTTGACCGTGATTTCAATGTTATCTCCGCGATTAACAATAGAAATGACTATCAAGGTGTTGGCACAGGTTATCGTGTGGAAGGTGAAGATTGGGAACGCATTAAAGATATTCCAAACGCCATTGATCCACGGGATATATAA
- a CDS encoding diol dehydratase reactivase subunit alpha encodes MKRIVGIDIGNSTTEAALAEIHSNGEVKFLSSAIASTTGIKGTRENIVGLMDALKSLIRSANLTLRDIDLVRINEATPVIGDVAMETITETIITESTMIGHNPKTPGGLGLGVGYTVPIEQLIDKPQGQPYIVVASKIIDFELIAQLINAYCKRGYDIRAAILQADDGVLVNNRLDHKIPIVDEVAYIDKIPMGMLSAVEVVEPGQVVSQLSNPYGIATVFELSPEETKNIVPIARALIGNRSAVVIKTPAGDVKERVIPAGSIIVMGNDRTVSVDVSAGAERIMETLESVHPIDDISGEAGTNVGGMLEKVRLTMAQLTNKSPQDVFIQDLLAVDVAVPINVKGGLAGEFSMEQAVGIASMVKSDHLQMEIIAKQVEKELGVPVEIGGEEAESAILGALTTPGTAKPMAILDLGAGSTDASIINQEGKIKAIHLAGAGNMVTMLINSELGLEDMHIAEAIKRDPLAQVLSVYHIRHEDGTVQFFNEPLSAALFGRVVIVTPDGLVPVERDIPLEKIKRVRQTAKKRVFVTNSLRALASVSPTHNVRDIPFVVIVGGSALDFEIPQLVTDALSQYALVAGRGNIRGVEGARNAVATGLVLSYVQKGGL; translated from the coding sequence ATGAAACGAATTGTTGGCATCGATATCGGAAACTCTACAACAGAAGCGGCCTTGGCCGAAATTCATAGTAATGGAGAGGTAAAGTTCTTATCTTCTGCCATCGCTAGTACCACTGGTATTAAAGGAACACGCGAAAATATCGTAGGTCTCATGGATGCCCTCAAGTCGCTAATTAGGTCTGCTAATCTTACACTACGAGACATTGACTTAGTTCGCATTAATGAGGCTACACCAGTTATCGGCGATGTGGCCATGGAAACGATTACAGAAACCATAATTACGGAATCTACCATGATAGGGCACAACCCTAAAACACCAGGTGGCTTAGGTCTTGGTGTAGGGTATACCGTTCCCATTGAGCAACTAATTGATAAGCCACAAGGTCAGCCATACATCGTGGTAGCTTCAAAGATTATCGATTTTGAATTGATAGCACAGCTGATTAATGCATATTGCAAACGAGGTTATGATATTCGAGCTGCTATCCTTCAAGCCGATGACGGCGTACTCGTTAACAATCGATTGGATCATAAAATTCCTATCGTAGATGAGGTTGCGTATATCGATAAAATCCCAATGGGCATGCTTTCTGCCGTAGAGGTTGTAGAACCGGGGCAAGTGGTATCACAATTATCAAATCCTTATGGGATTGCCACTGTATTTGAGCTTTCACCAGAGGAAACAAAGAATATTGTACCTATCGCTAGAGCTCTTATCGGAAATCGCTCAGCTGTAGTCATCAAAACACCGGCAGGGGACGTTAAGGAGCGGGTAATACCGGCAGGATCCATCATTGTTATGGGGAATGATCGAACTGTATCCGTCGATGTATCTGCTGGGGCAGAGAGAATTATGGAAACCCTCGAATCTGTTCATCCTATCGATGATATCAGTGGTGAAGCAGGTACGAACGTAGGTGGCATGCTTGAAAAGGTTCGCCTTACAATGGCTCAATTGACGAATAAATCCCCGCAAGATGTATTCATCCAAGACTTGCTAGCCGTAGATGTAGCTGTTCCTATCAATGTAAAGGGTGGCCTTGCAGGTGAGTTCTCTATGGAACAAGCCGTAGGCATTGCCTCCATGGTTAAGTCAGATCATCTACAAATGGAAATCATTGCAAAGCAGGTAGAAAAAGAGCTAGGCGTACCAGTTGAAATCGGTGGTGAAGAGGCTGAATCAGCTATCTTAGGCGCTTTGACTACACCGGGGACAGCAAAACCAATGGCCATACTCGATCTAGGGGCAGGCTCAACTGATGCATCCATCATTAACCAAGAAGGAAAAATTAAAGCCATTCATCTTGCAGGAGCAGGAAATATGGTAACTATGCTCATCAATTCTGAACTTGGTTTAGAGGATATGCATATTGCAGAAGCCATCAAACGAGATCCATTGGCTCAAGTACTCAGTGTATATCACATTCGTCACGAAGATGGAACGGTGCAGTTCTTTAATGAACCACTTTCGGCAGCATTGTTTGGACGCGTTGTTATCGTAACGCCAGATGGGCTCGTTCCTGTAGAGCGAGATATCCCTCTAGAAAAGATTAAGCGTGTTCGTCAAACCGCAAAGAAACGGGTATTTGTCACAAACTCACTCCGCGCTTTGGCATCTGTTAGTCCTACTCATAATGTGCGAGATATACCATTTGTAGTTATCGTAGGTGGTTCTGCATTAGACTTTGAAATTCCTCAACTCGTAACTGATGCACTTTCACAATATGCATTAGTAGCGGGGCGAGGCAATATTCGAGGCGTTGAAGGGGCACGAAATGCGGTAGCAACAGGATTGGTATTATCCTATGTACAGAAGGGAGGCCTATGA
- a CDS encoding glycerol dehydratase reactivase beta/small subunit family protein translates to MMDQSIVSKPTILLYATEHISEDILKPVLYGIEEEGLPVVIESHSGTHMTLADLASRNSALSVGIGVDDEAIVLTYKNIPMHQFIYRLTGYAQYPDSLRTLGVNAARLVKGNPFVSDERLEVAF, encoded by the coding sequence ATGATGGATCAAAGTATCGTCAGTAAGCCAACCATATTGCTGTATGCTACAGAGCATATCAGTGAGGATATACTAAAACCCGTTCTATATGGAATTGAAGAGGAAGGTCTACCTGTTGTCATTGAGTCCCATAGTGGTACGCATATGACATTGGCTGACCTAGCATCTCGTAATTCCGCTTTATCTGTTGGGATAGGCGTTGATGATGAGGCGATTGTGTTGACCTATAAAAACATACCAATGCATCAATTTATTTATCGACTTACGGGTTATGCTCAATATCCAGATAGCTTACGCACCTTAGGTGTCAATGCAGCCCGCCTTGTAAAAGGTAATCCTTTCGTTTCCGATGAACGATTGGAAGTAGCTTTTTAA
- the pduB gene encoding propanediol utilization microcompartment protein PduB has product MATTCGLTEFVGTSKTGDTIGLVIANVDQQVLDAMKLKKKYRSIGILGARTGAGPHIMAADEAVKATNTEIVSIELPRDTKGGAGHGSLIIFGGDDVSDVKRAIEVALAEVERTFGDVYANDAGHIELQYTARASHAVNAAFGAPEGKAFGLIVGAPAAIGVVMADVAVKSANVDVIGYASPSAGTSNSNEVILQISGDSGAVRQAVISAREVGKQLLGTMGDEPVNGAPSYI; this is encoded by the coding sequence ATGGCGACAACATGTGGATTAACTGAATTTGTAGGGACTAGTAAAACTGGTGATACTATTGGTCTTGTAATTGCTAACGTAGATCAACAAGTATTAGATGCGATGAAACTAAAGAAAAAATATCGTTCCATCGGTATTTTAGGTGCTCGTACTGGTGCAGGCCCACACATTATGGCTGCTGATGAAGCAGTAAAAGCAACCAATACTGAAATTGTTAGTATTGAATTACCTCGTGATACTAAAGGTGGCGCAGGCCATGGGTCGTTAATCATTTTTGGTGGTGATGATGTATCCGATGTAAAACGAGCTATTGAAGTAGCATTAGCTGAAGTGGAACGTACTTTTGGCGATGTATACGCAAACGATGCTGGTCATATTGAACTTCAATATACAGCACGCGCTAGTCATGCAGTAAATGCAGCATTTGGCGCTCCTGAAGGTAAAGCTTTTGGCCTTATCGTAGGTGCTCCAGCAGCTATTGGCGTAGTTATGGCCGATGTAGCTGTTAAATCTGCAAACGTTGATGTAATCGGTTATGCATCTCCTTCTGCAGGTACAAGTAATTCTAACGAAGTAATTTTACAGATTTCTGGCGATTCTGGGGCTGTACGACAAGCGGTTATTTCTGCTCGTGAAGTAGGTAAACAATTGCTCGGTACTATGGGTGACGAACCAGTGAACGGAGCCCCTTCCTATATCTAA
- a CDS encoding propanediol/glycerol family dehydratase medium subunit, with protein sequence MMAEINRDVLRSIILDVLQEMGGVHEAPQFKASAGKSTTPSATPRHEDPTGDDSWLQTGGPAQPGTSADEVVIAVGPAFGRSQRQTIVGVPHQEVIRQLVAGIEEEGLKARVIRVYRSSDVAAVAVEGDSISGSGVCIGIQSKGTTLIHQRDLQPLSNLELFPQAPLLTAETYRAIGKNAAKYAKGESPTPVPTLNDQMARPKYQALSALLHIKETKHVVKGKPADEVRVTV encoded by the coding sequence ATGATGGCTGAAATTAACAGAGATGTATTACGTTCTATTATCCTAGACGTTTTACAAGAAATGGGTGGTGTTCATGAAGCACCACAATTCAAGGCTAGTGCTGGTAAAAGCACAACACCAAGTGCTACTCCTAGACATGAAGATCCAACTGGTGACGATAGCTGGCTCCAAACTGGTGGCCCTGCACAACCTGGTACAAGCGCAGATGAAGTGGTTATTGCTGTTGGCCCTGCCTTTGGCCGTAGTCAACGACAAACCATCGTTGGTGTACCGCATCAAGAGGTAATTCGCCAATTAGTAGCTGGTATCGAAGAAGAAGGTTTAAAAGCTCGTGTAATTCGCGTATACCGTTCCTCTGACGTAGCGGCCGTAGCCGTTGAAGGCGATTCTATTTCTGGATCTGGTGTATGCATCGGTATTCAATCTAAAGGTACTACTTTGATTCACCAACGGGACTTACAACCACTTTCAAACTTGGAATTATTCCCTCAAGCACCTCTATTAACAGCTGAAACATACCGCGCTATCGGTAAAAATGCTGCTAAATATGCTAAGGGCGAATCCCCAACACCAGTACCAACATTGAACGATCAAATGGCTCGTCCAAAATATCAAGCATTATCTGCATTGCTTCATATCAAGGAAACTAAGCATGTAGTAAAAGGTAAGCCAGCTGATGAAGTTCGTGTCACTGTATAA